Proteins found in one Polyodon spathula isolate WHYD16114869_AA chromosome 10, ASM1765450v1, whole genome shotgun sequence genomic segment:
- the LOC121322101 gene encoding homeobox protein Nkx-6.2-like, with amino-acid sequence MLAVEQMDTNRQSAFVLGSTPLAALHNMAEMKTSLFPYALQNHSGFKASSLTSLNAQFPLGTPHGISDILGRPITTASGLLSGLPRINGLTTSAGMYFNPATVSRYPKPLTELPGRAPIFWPGVMQGSPWRDPRLACPSQANMLLDKDGKKKHSRPTFSGQQIFALEKTFEQTKYLAGPERARLAYSLGMTESQVKVWFQNRRTKWRKRHAAEMATAKKKHDSETEKLKESSDNEDDDEYNKPLDPNSDDEKITRLLKKHKATNLSLLSPCSNSSDTL; translated from the exons ATGTTAGCGGTGGAGCAGATGGATACTAATCGCCAGAGTGCTTTCGTCTTGGGCAGTACACCGCTGGCAGCTCTCCATAACATGGCTGAAATGAAGACCTCTTTATTCCCTTACGCTCTGCAGAATCACTCGGGTTTTAAGGCATCTTCGCTAACTAGCTTGAACGCTCAGTTTCCCCTGGGGACGCCACACGGAATTAGTGACATCCTGGGAAGACCCATTACTACAGCCAGCGGTCTTCTTTCGGGACTTCCTCGGATAAACGGACTGACCACTTCGGCAGGAATGTATTTTAACCCGGCTACCGTTTCTCGATACCCTAAGCCCTTGACGGAACTCCCTGGCAGAGCCCCCATTTTCTGGCCTGGAGTCATGCAAGGGTCCCCTTGGAGAGATCCACGACTCGCCTGCCcgt ctcaAGCTAACATGCTTCTTGATAAAGACGGAAAGAAAAAGCATTCTCGACCGACTTTTTCAGGACAGCAGATATTTGCTTTGGAGAAAACTTTTGAACAAACAAAATATCTGGCAGGTCCAGAGAGAGCCCGTCTGGCTTATTCTTTGGGAATGACGGAAAGCCAAGTCAAG gtATGGTTTCAAAACAGGAGAACCAAATGGAGAAAAAGGCACGCAGCAGAGATGGCCACGGCAAAGAAAAAGCACGATTCAGAAACAGAAAAATTAAAGGAGAGCTCGGACAACGAGGACGATGATGAATACAACAAGCCGCTGGACCCCAACTCTGATGACGAGAAAATAACGAGATTGCTGAAAAAGCACAAGGCAACGAATTTATCACTCTTAAGTCCGTGCAGTAAcagctcggatacattgtga